A stretch of Polypterus senegalus isolate Bchr_013 chromosome 3, ASM1683550v1, whole genome shotgun sequence DNA encodes these proteins:
- the LOC120526726 gene encoding zinc transporter 10-like, with protein MGRYDGKTCRLIFMLVMTALLFLAELVSGYLGNSIALVSDSFNMLSDLISICVGIFVLRLASLERSPRFTYGLPRTEVLGALSNTVFLTALCFTITVQALTRLMEPQKISDPELVLIVGALGLAINIVGLVIFRECCFCRSPDEGAEETRLRDGEDSEAGVITASSIQLDSQGKKKDDGPAAAALNIRGVLLHALSDALGSVVVLVAATIFYIWPLSPESPCNWECYVDPSLTIIMVIIIMSSAIPLLKETAGILLQMVPNGVDSKRIDEALQQVPGVQGVHELHMWELAAGHNVATVHVKSATLAAFQYAEHQIREIFHQEGIHSTTIQLELTHQDKPNGVALLCSAACLSQECQSQMCCHTAPSALGCDVRGYVEIGSDPPEDFMNGSVVSPPDEVNVMILPECGDQAPENTDVLRSTHL; from the exons ATGGGGCGCTACGATGGCAAGACCTGCCGCCTCATCTTCATGCTCGTCATGACGGCGCTCCTCTTCCTCGCCGAGCTGGTGTCCGGCTACCTGGGCAACTCCATCGCGCTCGTGTCCGACTCGTTCAACATGCTGTCCGACCTCATCTCGATCTGCGTTGGCATCTTCGTCCTGCGCCTCGCCAGCTTGGAGCGCTCGCCTCGCTTCACGTACGGACTGCCGCGCACCGAGGTGCTGGGCGCCCTGAGCAACACCGTCTTCCTCACGGCCCTGTGCTTCACGATCACCGTGCAGGCGCTCACGCGACTGATGGAGCCGCAGAAGATCTCGGACCCGGAGCTGGTGCTGATCGTCGGGGCGCTCGGGCTGGCCATCAACATCGTGGGGCTCGTCATCTTCCGGGAGTGCTGCTTCTGCAGGTCGCCGGACGAGGGCGCCGAGGAGACCCGGCTGCGCGACGGAGAGGACAGCGAAGCAG GTGTCATCACTGCCAGCAGCATCCAGCTGGACAGCCAAGGCAAGAAGAAGGACGATGgccctgctgctgctgccttgaaTATCCGAG GTGTCCTGCTCCATGCACTGAGCGATGCCCTTGGCTCGGTGGTGGTGTTGGTGGCTGCCACCATCTTCTACATATGGCCCTTGTCACCTGAGTCTCCGTGTAACTGGGAGTGCTACGTAGATCCCAGCCTGACCATTATCATGGTCATCATCATCATGTCATCAGCCATTCCTCTCCTCAAAGAGACGGCTGGCATTCTGCTGCAGATGGTGCCCAATGGAGTTGACAGCAAGAGGATTG ATGAGGCTCTCCAGCAGGTGCCCGGCGTGCAGGGTGTTCATGAGCTGCACATGTGGGAGCTGGCAGCAGGGCACAATGTTGCCACAGTCCACGTGAAGAGTGCCACCCTGGCGGCTTTTCAGTACGCTGAGCACCAGATTCGAGAGATCTTCCACCAAGAGGGGATTCACTCCACGACCATCCAGCTCGAGCTGACCCACCAGGACAAGCCCAACGGGGTCGCCCTTCTCTGCTCGGCTGCCTGCCTGTCCCAGGAGTGCCAGAGCCAGATGTGCTGCCACACGGCCCCCAGTGCCTTGGGATGTGACGTCAGGGGCTACGTGGAGATCGGCAGTGACCCTCCCGAGGACTTCATGAATGGGAGTGTGGTGAGCCCACCGGACGAGGTGAACGTGATGATCCTGCCAGAGTGCGGCGACCAGGCCCCTGAGAACACAGATGTCCTGAGGAGTACTCACCTGTAG